Proteins encoded by one window of Superficieibacter sp. HKU1:
- a CDS encoding YbeF family transcriptional regulator: MDYNDLPEKRIKPLREDDNPQIFRTLRNIDLNLLTIFEAVYVHKGIVNAAKILNLTPSAISQSIQKLRAIFPDPLFIRKGQGVTPTAYASHLHEYISQGMESILGALDLTGSYDKQRTITIATSSSVGALVMPTIHKAVRKEFPQLLLRNIPVTDAINKLSQFQADLVIDSYVITARALAHHVLYTDQLVLVCREGHPALEQPMNADTLRQYEHTLLMVDGQSHSDLRKRIYELFPDRQVSFSSYNLFTIAALIADSDLIGLMPARIHGLFASCWPLRVIDYPPLNEEKLEFSLHYNKLSLRDPILQNVINAIRQAF, from the coding sequence GTGGATTACAACGATCTGCCAGAAAAACGAATAAAACCATTGCGTGAGGATGATAACCCGCAAATATTCCGCACGCTCCGCAATATTGACCTCAACCTGTTGACTATTTTTGAGGCAGTGTATGTGCATAAAGGAATTGTTAACGCCGCCAAAATTTTGAATCTGACGCCGTCGGCTATTAGCCAGTCGATTCAGAAACTGCGCGCTATATTTCCCGATCCTCTTTTTATTCGTAAAGGCCAGGGCGTCACTCCCACTGCCTACGCCAGCCATCTCCATGAGTATATTAGTCAGGGCATGGAGTCGATCCTCGGCGCGCTGGATTTAACCGGCAGCTATGACAAACAGCGGACCATCACGATTGCCACCTCTTCTTCCGTAGGCGCGCTGGTAATGCCGACCATTCATAAAGCGGTCAGAAAAGAATTTCCCCAGCTGCTGTTGCGCAATATTCCGGTGACAGACGCTATCAACAAATTGAGCCAGTTTCAGGCCGATTTAGTCATCGACAGTTACGTCATCACCGCCCGTGCGCTGGCCCATCACGTTCTTTATACCGACCAACTGGTACTGGTCTGTCGCGAGGGGCATCCGGCGCTCGAGCAGCCGATGAATGCCGATACGCTGCGTCAGTATGAACATACGCTATTAATGGTGGACGGACAAAGCCACAGCGACCTGCGTAAACGCATTTATGAGCTCTTCCCGGACCGGCAGGTCAGTTTTAGCAGCTATAACTTGTTTACCATCGCAGCGCTGATTGCGGACAGCGATCTTATCGGGCTCATGCCTGCCCGCATCCACGGTCTTTTTGCCTCCTGCTGGCCGTTGCGTGTGATTGACTATCCGCCGCTGAATGAGGAAAAACTGGAATTCTCGTTGCATTACAATAAGCTGAGCCTGCGCGATCCCATTTTACAAAACGTCATAAACGCAATTCGTCAGGCGTTCTGA
- the lipB gene encoding lipoyl(octanoyl) transferase LipB: protein MLQDTILIRRLGLQPYEAVSQAMHDFTDTRDENTPDEIWLVEHLPVFTQGQAGKAEHVLVPGDIPVIQSDRGGQVTYHGPGQQVMYVLLNLKRRKLGVRELVTLLEQTVVNTLAQFAIDAHPRADAPGVYVGEKKICSLGLRIRKGCSFHGLALNIAMDLSPFLRINPCGYAGMEMAQVSEWINDASPDSISPVLVEHFLALLNNPGFEYIPT, encoded by the coding sequence TTGCTTCAGGACACCATCCTTATTCGCCGCCTCGGCCTTCAGCCGTATGAAGCCGTCTCGCAGGCGATGCACGATTTTACCGATACCCGCGATGAAAATACGCCGGACGAGATCTGGCTGGTTGAACATCTGCCGGTTTTCACTCAGGGCCAGGCCGGCAAAGCCGAACACGTGTTGGTCCCCGGTGATATTCCCGTTATTCAGAGCGACCGGGGTGGTCAGGTGACCTATCACGGACCGGGTCAGCAGGTCATGTATGTCCTGCTTAATCTGAAGCGCCGTAAACTGGGCGTCCGTGAGCTGGTCACGCTGCTCGAACAAACCGTGGTAAACACGCTGGCACAGTTTGCCATCGACGCTCACCCGCGAGCCGATGCGCCGGGCGTTTACGTCGGTGAAAAGAAAATTTGCTCGCTGGGGCTGCGCATTCGTAAAGGATGCTCATTTCACGGTCTGGCACTGAATATTGCGATGGACCTCTCTCCTTTTCTGCGCATTAATCCCTGTGGCTATGCGGGAATGGAAATGGCGCAGGTCAGTGAATGGATAAACGATGCCAGCCCCGATTCTATTTCCCCTGTATTAGTAGAGCATTTTTTAGCGCTGCTAAACAATCCAGGCTTTGAATATATCCCTACTTAA
- the ybeD gene encoding DUF493 family protein YbeD — translation MKTKLNELLEFPTSFTYKVMGLAKPELVDQVVEVVQRHAPGDYSPQIKPSSKGNYHSVSITINATHIEQVETLYEELGNIDIVRMVL, via the coding sequence ATGAAAACCAAACTGAACGAACTGCTGGAATTCCCTACCTCTTTTACCTATAAGGTGATGGGTCTGGCTAAACCTGAGCTGGTTGATCAGGTGGTCGAAGTGGTACAGCGCCATGCGCCTGGTGATTACTCTCCGCAGATAAAGCCGAGTAGCAAAGGCAACTACCACTCGGTCTCCATCACGATTAACGCGACCCATATTGAGCAGGTTGAGACGCTCTATGAAGAGCTGGGCAACATTGATATTGTTCGGATGGTACTGTAA